A window of Parasynechococcus marenigrum WH 8102 contains these coding sequences:
- the pyrF gene encoding orotidine-5'-phosphate decarboxylase → MAPSLASGPADRIIVALDGMAPEQALRFAAQLDGLRWVKVGLELFVQAGPEVVAQLREQGLRVFLDLKFHDIPATMAGACRRAAALGAELITVHACAGSEALKAAQAAAVEGAQQAGLNPPTLLAVTVLTSWEEQRLQRELAIQQSIGERVPALAQLSATAGIGGCVCSPLEAAALRAQHPEPFALVTPGIRPKGSAVGDQARVMGPAEAIAAGASQLVIGRPITKADDPSAAFAACCTQLLGSID, encoded by the coding sequence TTGGCTCCGTCGCTCGCTTCTGGCCCCGCCGATCGGATCATCGTGGCCCTTGATGGCATGGCGCCCGAGCAGGCGCTGAGGTTTGCGGCTCAGCTGGACGGACTGCGCTGGGTGAAGGTGGGTCTGGAATTGTTTGTGCAGGCCGGCCCAGAGGTGGTGGCTCAGCTGCGGGAGCAGGGGTTGCGGGTGTTCCTGGATCTCAAATTTCACGACATCCCCGCGACGATGGCAGGAGCCTGCCGGAGGGCGGCGGCGTTGGGGGCGGAGCTGATCACGGTGCATGCCTGCGCCGGCAGTGAAGCGCTCAAGGCGGCCCAGGCCGCGGCGGTGGAGGGGGCCCAGCAGGCTGGTCTCAACCCGCCCACGCTGCTGGCGGTGACGGTGCTCACCAGTTGGGAGGAGCAGCGACTGCAACGGGAACTCGCCATTCAGCAATCCATTGGCGAGCGGGTGCCGGCGTTGGCGCAGCTGTCGGCAACGGCAGGCATCGGTGGTTGTGTCTGCTCACCCTTGGAGGCCGCGGCGTTGCGGGCCCAGCACCCCGAACCGTTTGCCCTGGTCACGCCGGGGATTCGCCCCAAAGGTTCTGCGGTGGGCGATCAGGCCCGGGTGATGGGACCGGCTGAAGCGATAGCTGCCGGCGCGAGCCAGCTGGTGATCGGCCGTCCGATCACCAAAGCTGACGATCCCAGCGCTGCCTTTGCGGCCTGTTGCACCCAGTTGCTGGGATCGATTGATTGA
- a CDS encoding TA system VapC family ribonuclease toxin, with translation MSAIADLPDLNVWLALASPNHKHHSSAVQYWEKQASQQVLFCTTTALGLVRLVMQPKVMGGAALMPADASALLETFLQQPGVSHAQPTSDGWDVFHLLMRQADLTPRLCTDAHLAALAITNQWRLVSFDQDFQLFSGLNLLELR, from the coding sequence TTGAGCGCCATCGCTGATCTGCCGGATCTCAATGTGTGGTTGGCGTTGGCATCGCCGAATCACAAGCATCACTCCAGTGCCGTGCAGTACTGGGAGAAGCAGGCGTCTCAACAGGTGTTGTTCTGCACGACAACTGCTCTGGGTCTGGTTCGGTTGGTGATGCAGCCCAAGGTGATGGGTGGCGCTGCTTTGATGCCTGCAGATGCCTCAGCCCTGCTTGAGACGTTTCTGCAGCAACCCGGGGTCAGTCATGCACAACCCACCAGTGATGGCTGGGATGTTTTTCATCTGTTGATGCGCCAAGCGGATCTGACCCCACGATTGTGCACGGATGCCCACTTGGCGGCACTGGCGATCACGAACCAATGGCGATTGGTCAGTTTCGATCAGGACTTTCAACTGTTTTCTGGTCTGAATCTGTTGGAGCTGCGTTGA
- a CDS encoding HI0074 family nucleotidyltransferase substrate-binding subunit has translation MELEELGLIQAFEFTHELSWLLIRDFLVDQGVAGISGSRDAVREAVVRQLLPQGDETVWMAMIRSRNLTSHPYNPAVAREIADLIVHRYGLAFQQLSGVMLERASSR, from the coding sequence GTGGAGCTGGAAGAACTGGGGCTGATCCAGGCGTTCGAATTCACCCATGAACTGAGCTGGCTGTTGATCCGGGATTTTTTGGTTGATCAGGGGGTGGCCGGCATCAGTGGCTCCCGCGATGCGGTGCGTGAGGCGGTGGTGCGGCAGTTGCTGCCGCAGGGGGATGAAACGGTGTGGATGGCGATGATCCGCAGCCGCAATCTCACCAGCCACCCCTACAACCCTGCGGTTGCTCGCGAGATCGCGGATCTGATCGTGCATCGCTATGGCCTGGCGTTTCAGCAGCTCTCTGGAGTGATGCTGGAACGTGCTTCCAGCCGATGA
- a CDS encoding nucleotidyltransferase domain-containing protein, giving the protein MIPGLPAADSAAVLTLLRQQQGIDQVLLYGSRAMGRNHSGSDVDLCLVAPSLQLQHRIDHPNLLAHIERVGVAWL; this is encoded by the coding sequence ATGATCCCAGGATTGCCCGCTGCCGACAGCGCTGCGGTGCTGACGTTGCTGAGGCAACAGCAGGGCATCGATCAGGTGCTGCTCTATGGCTCGCGAGCCATGGGGCGCAACCACAGCGGATCCGATGTGGACCTCTGCCTGGTGGCCCCCAGCCTCCAGCTTCAACACAGGATCGACCACCCCAACCTGCTTGCGCACATCGAGCGGGTCGGGGTGGCTTGGCTTTAG